A single Sorex araneus isolate mSorAra2 chromosome 8, mSorAra2.pri, whole genome shotgun sequence DNA region contains:
- the LOC101557032 gene encoding zinc finger protein 226 isoform X2, translating into MLENFWNLLCVGKNILSEMRTVQDRKSPEELSYWQIWQQISHDLIRGQDSSINSSRFHKQGDSLCLEGMGIYMQISKDENDILIHDADGSCDPGNLEIPILRTQESWKKTYSAESQKCQNGYQQISMENKRYWYKEDPISWILPCLGDHTVHKTENPYNYNSYGNYCHKISTLDQKNMIHTRQKPHQCHEYPETFTDLSSLDVQQFHSKEMAQTCSECGKGFHYSSVLHIHQRVHLGEKCFKCDECGNEFEQSSHLQTHQKVHSVKKPFTCEQCGKAFGRRSALTIHCKVHTREKPYHCEKCGGAFSQASHLQDHQRIHTGEKPFRCDACGKSFSRNSHLQSHQRVHTGEKPYKCEECGKGFICSSNLYIHQRVHTGEKPYKCEECGKGFSRPSSLQAHQGVHSGEKSYICPVCGRGFTLSSNLQAHQRVHTGEKPFKCQVCGKSFRRNSHYQVHLVVHTGEKPYKCEVCGKGFSQSSYHQIHLKAHSVGKPYKCEECGQGFTQSSRLQTHQLIHTGEKPYKCEECGKGFSRRADLKIHGRIHTGEKPYHCEECGKVFRQASNLLAHQRVHSGEKPFKCEACGKSFGRSSHLQAHQKVHTGEKPYKCEECGKGFKWSLNLDMHQRVHTGEKPYKCGECGKHFSQASSLQLHQSVHTGEKPYKCEVCGKVFSRSSQLQSHQRVHTGEKPYNCEICGKSFSWRSNLTIHHKIHVGRKSYKCERKGMTSRESTEEKCYIK; encoded by the coding sequence GGTCAAGACTCTTCGATCAATAGTTCCAGGTTCCACAAACAAGGTGATTCCCTCTGTCTGGAAGGAATGGGAATCTATATGCAGATTTCTAAAGATGAGAATGATATACTCATTCATGATGCAGATGGTTCCTGTGATCCTGGTAATCTAGAAATCCCAATATTGAGAACCCAGGAATCTTGGAAGAAAACTTACTCGGCAGAATCACAAAAATGCCAGAATGGATATCAGCAAATTTCCATGGAAAACAAGCGATACTGGTATAAAGAGGATCCCATCAGTTGGATTTTACCTTGCCTCGGTGATCATACAGTGCACAAAACTGAAAACCCTTATAATTACAATAGTTATGGAAATTACTGCCATAAAATATCGACACTGGATCAAAAGAATATGATTCACACAAGACAAAAACCTCACCAATGTCACGAGTATCCAGAAACTTTCACAGATCTCTCCTCCTTGGATGTTCAACAGTTCCACTCAAAAGAGATGGCTCAGACATGTAGTGAGTGTGGAAAAGGATTCCACTATAGCTCAGTACTTCATATTCATCAGAGAGTTCACCTGGGAGAAAAATGCTTTAAGTGTGACGAGTGTGGTAATGAATTCGAGCAGAGTTCTCATCTGCAAACTCATCAGAAGGTCCACTCAGTCAAGAAACCATTCACatgtgagcagtgtgggaaagcCTTTGGTCGTAGATCAGCACTTACTATTCATTGTAAAGTCCACACAAGAGAGAAACCTTATCATTGTGAGAAGTGTGGGGGGGCCTTCAGTCAGGCCTCGCACCTTCAGGACCACCAGAGAATCCACACTGGAGAAAAACCATTCAGATGTGATGCATGTGGGAAGAGTTTCAGTCGAAATTCTCATCTTCAGTCCCATCAGAGAGTCCATACAGGAGAGAAACCATACAAGTGTGAGGAGTGTGGAAAGGGCTTCATTTGTAGTTCAAACCTGTATATTCATCAGAGGGTCCACACAGGAGAAAAACCATACAAATGTGAGGAATGTGGTAAAGGTTTCAGTCGCCCTTCAAGTCTTCAGGCCCACCAAGGAGTCCACAGTGGAGAGAAATCCTACATCTGTCCTGTGTGTGGCAGAGGATTTACACTGAGTTCAAATCTACAAGCTCACCAGAGAGTCCACACTGGAGAGAAGCCATTCAAATGCCAGgtgtgtgggaaaagcttcaggaggAATTCCCATTATCAGGTTCATCTTGTGgttcacacaggagagaaaccctaCAAATGTGAGGTCTGTGGGAAGGGCTTTAGTCAGAGTTCCTATCACCAAATTCATCTGAAGGCCCATAGTGTCGGGAAACCTTATAAGTGTGAGGAGTGTGGGCAAGGCTTCACCCAGAGTTCTAGACTTCAGACTCACCAGCTGATCCACACAGGTGAAAAGCCATACAAATGTGAAGAATGCGGGAAGGGATTCAGTCGCAGAGCAGATCTTAAAATCCACGGTAGAATCCACACAGGAGAGAAGCCCTATCATTGTGAGGAGTGTGGGAAAGTCTTCAGGCAGGCCTCAAATCTGTTGGCCCACCAGCGAGTCCACAGTGGGGAGAAACCATTCAAATGTGAAGCATGTGGGAAGAGCTTCGGCCGCAGTTCTCACTTGCAGGCCCACCAGAAagtccacactggggagaagcccTACAAATGTGAGGAGTGTGGGAAAGGCTTCAAGTGGAGTTTGAACCTTGATATGCATCAGAGGGTGCATACAGGGGAGAAGCCATACAAGTGTGGGGAGTGTGGCAAGCACTTTAGTCAGGCCTCCAGTCTTCAGCTTCATCAAAGTGTCCACACGGGAGAGAAACCATACAAATGTGAGGTGTGTGGTAAAGTCTTCAGCCGGTCTTCACAGCTCCAGTCTCATCAGAGAGTTCACACTGGGGAGAAACCTTACAATTGTGAGATCTGTGGCAAGAGCTTCAGTTGGCGATCAAATCTTACAATTCATCATAAAATCCATGTAGGTCGCAAATCCTATAAATGTGAGAGGAAAGGGATGACAAGCAGAGAGTCCACAGAggaaaaatgttatataaaataa